From the genome of Salvia splendens isolate huo1 chromosome 7, SspV2, whole genome shotgun sequence:
gtcccaattaagttgagtcgtattttttttaggatgttCTAACTAAATtgaatcatttccttttttaacaaaaatacaaaacatcaaatcactcttactttatttcaccaTCTACTTTACTCACTAttcctctctcatatttttcaatataatttcttaatctacgtGTCCAAAAGGTTTATCTCAACTTAattaggacggagggaatactattATCTTCGATAATAAGTGCCTTATTTTAAAAAACCCAGAGTGCAATGATGACATCTTCCTAGGTTACACATctttagtagtactattaaaatttgacaattaattatatatacattTAATGATGACATCTTCCTAGGTTACAcataggggtgggtcgatacgagatatcgtatcgaaaacgttgtatcgtatatcgtatcgaaaatatcgatatgaaagaatttcatatcgttatcgtatcgaaagtttcgatatatcgaactttcgatatggataatatcaatatcgttatcgtatcgatatttcgatatatcgtaccgaaattctatatatcgatatatcgaatttcggtacgatatatcgaaatatcgatatctTATCGAATAActgtatatcgaaaattataatttcaaaacttaaaattcacacaaaaattaataaagcttcaacacaataaaattaatagtgttcttatcgccataatcaaaatacaacacaaccaagtaaaaaaaacacacCATAAAGTTTGAACAAACTCCATCACAATAATTAGCAAAAACTAGTAGTTGTCTTGATCTTGATTCTTGAACACCAAACACTTCATCTTGTCGAAATCATCTAGAAATATTAACCTACATAATCCAAGACcaagagagatgagagattaGAATTGAACAATAAAATGGGCATCTACAAATTAGATATACAACACAAAGAAGTGGACATTTAATTGACAAATtacaaacacaaaaatatgcTATTAACAATACTAGAAACTGTGAATGTGGCCCTTCTCAATTTGATGGCAAATAGTATTAAGATCATAACTCAATAGAGATTAACGAGTAATAAAGCCTGGCTGTTTCCCCAGAAAACTGTCAGCAAAAATATCTTAAACTATATGTTGAGTAAGGCATGACCGAAAAGGACTGGGCAAATTCAGTTGGATATAGGAAGTGATACTTGATCGAAATGTAGCATATGTTGCTGAACTAAAATATCTATCAAGAAATGCAGCATGTCTAAgaagaataatagaaattaaattaagatttaaaaaGCCATTTCACATATTACGAAACCTTTTGTACTAATACAAACACAACAGAATAGACATATCAGGAACTTACCCCGAGTGCAAGGGTTGAGATAGATGAATTTCTGAATGTAACTAATCCAGAATGATTTTTATCAGAGAAGAGTTCAGACCAGAATACAAAGTACAAAGATATAATCGAAATAAAAACAGCATGAAGAGTGTAATTTACTTACGAACTCAATCTCAATTAAGAAGCCTAATGGCTACCACATATCAGATAGCAACCAAATTTAAGACTAATACCTCATCATTTGGTGGATCAACTAGTAGAAATAAATTTGGAGAACCATCTCGAGTCTCTTGAGTAATGGTTGAGTGACTTGAGCCTAAAAAGAAACATAAAAtggaattaataatatataacaaataaagtttataaattaaagaaacacttacttttttcaatttcttcaatttcttgaTAAAAAGCATGGTCATCATCGGTCGGATCCTTGTATAAGCTAAAATCATCCGCTTTGAGCCAATCATTGGTGCACACCAATGCCTCAACCATTTTTGGACTCAAACTAGTCCTAAAAGGATCTACGATAATATAGCATTACAAATTAACTACACTTTGCAGACCATTCTACGTTTAAAACTTAACTTCACGGCGTGGAATAATAATTAAGTAATGTCAACAATTTTATGAATGACGAATGATATGTCCAAACATAAAATGATGTCGCTACCTCAATTAGTGTCCATAGACTTAGAGTACTTTAAATCTGTTTGGTTAGAGAAATAGAGacattactttttttcttttgcatttttagcaaaaaaaggTTGCTTTCTCTCAATGAATGTAGCATTTTATTTGAACATTCGTGAATGCGAATCATTACTATATAGAGATACATTGATGGAGATAAACCAAACAAGGAAAATCGAAATAATTGGGCGAGATAAAATCGTACTATGATTCGACTAATTCTACATCCAAATCACAAGTGCGTTAATAGTACCAGGAAGAAGCTGGAGGTGTTGAGTGTTGACTGTGAGGAGCGATATCTCATCCACTTTCGGGTGGAAAACCGCGAGCTGAGCGTTGGAGGAAAGCTGGAGGACGTCGCCGGAGATGGACCGTGGAGGCGTGGACGACCAATTGCGAGAGAATCGTGAGAATGAGAGTGACTGAGCGAGATTGAGATTTGAGAAGGAGACGGCGCGAGATTGAGATTTGAGGAGGAGATGGCGATAGGGTTCCAAATCCTAGGGTTTCATActttcatatatatattttctaaatatattaatgaaataaatagatttatatatatttataaaacgatatatcgaaaatatcgatatatatcgtatatacgatatatatcgtatattcgatatatattgatatatatctaatattcgatataaaatgatatatcgcgatataaggaaatccatatcgttatcgtatcgaaaacttacgatacggtatcgtttcgtatcaaaaattacgatatatcgaaaatccgataatttttcgatatttttcaatacgatacgagcgatatatcatttttccgatatttttccccagccctagttACACATctttagtagtactattaaaatttgacaattaattatatatacattTACTATGATAATTAACAAGTGTCCTCAATCATCAATCACGCTGTCTAATTACAAGGGATCGATaatcaatttcattttctagTGAAAGCATCACTTTTGTTACTTATGTTCCCAAAAAGTATTACATTTGATTCGGCACGAATTCAATGCATAAttggaaaaataagagagaaatagaaagaaaaaagtttttaaaatattattagtggagaatgagtctcacctcattagagagaaaaagttttcaaaattagaaagtttatacttttaagggacggagggaatatctctttcttattctctctcttctttattcATTCTATCTTTACTTCCTTTACTTAACTCGATAattattacttcctccgtcagCCATTAGaagtcccggtcacttttgcgcactcgtttttataaaaatgatactccctccgtcccacaagaatatgtattatttcctttttagtccgtcccacaagaatatgcactttctaactTTGGTaactcttttatctctaatgaggtgagacccattctacactaacaatacttaaattactttttctctttatctctctcttaccttacaaattttgcattaaaactcgtgccgaacctaaagtgcatattctttgggaacggatggagtaataaatagttactACAAGACAATAGGTGCACTATTTTGCATCTTTCAAGAAAATTTGCGATGTTCTCCCTTTGTCTCATTCATAATGTCCAcctttcattttagtttgtctctcctcacttttcattaaaatacttattcacatttttattctatttaattacATCCAAGAATATGGCCATGTTGAATTAAATTGAGGGAGCGAGGGTGTAGTTTTGAGTATGGATGTTTATCGGgtcggcccatcgggttttggGCCAAAACCCTATTCGGGTTACAGGTCAATCATGTGCGGGcaaatcgggttgtgatttctttcagctttcgggttataaaagttcaaccataaccctaaaagctcgggtttcaggctagcccagcgggttaatcagGTTGCTActgataatattaacatgcTATCAGCGCAATAATATTGATGAGTAATTGATATCTGAAGTATACAGTTCTGCTACCGGGACAAAAAGCATAAATTAACGTAATTTCTTTTCAAAAGAATATATACTTCACACACACAACTACAACTAGTAAACTACCATAAACAGGTTTAATGGTTATTACAATCAAATTATTTAACTAGTTAACGCAAAATAGTGAGaaataaaatatcaagattCCATCTGCTGAGTCATTGTTATACTCAATTATTCATCAAATCTAGAAGAATATCTAGagcattattattattattattattgatattatttatttattcattattatcattatcattatcaatttatcattattattattattattattattattatgattatgattatgattatgattatgattatgattatgattatgattatgattatgattatatatactccatcttTCGTCAGTTGCCTGTTTCAATGCCTAAAATCGTGTGAAGGAGAATGGATCCATCCTACAATAACCCCACTACTCATTTTATCATTACATCCGCCATTATTTTCTCAGCCAAATCCAAATTGAATACCAAAAACCCTGACCCTGTGTTAACCTAGAACAGTTGAAGTTCTCACAATTACAATTTACAcatgcaaaagaaaagaaaataaaaattaaaaattaaaaattaaaataaaaattataagacTAGTAATGCTGTCCAACAACCCCACTCGATTTTACGacaaaaaaagaaatcctcaacTTGCCCATCCCTCCTCTCTCTATTTCTATATATACCTACCATATTATCTCTCATTCAATTCAGGAAACCCCCCAACTTTAATTTTTGGCTCgcgtttccaactccaaattagCTCACAAGGTGAAACTCTCATTTCCCCTTACAAAGCAACACACAAATATCAAATTCATGGGTAGTTTACCCAATCAAAAACTTGACACCGGATTCTCCGGTGTCATCAAGCCCCTGGACCCTGAAGAGTTCCGGAGACAGGGCCATCTAGTCATCGACTTTCTTGCAGATTACTACAAGAACGTCGATAAATACCCGGTTCGCAGCCAAGTCGAGCCGGGCTACCTGAAGAAGCGGTTACCCGAATCCGCTCCCTACGATGCGGAGCCGATCGAGAAAATCCTCGGGGACGTCCAAAACGACATCGTCCCCGGCATCACACACTGGCAAAGCCCTAACTACTTCGCCTACTTCCCCTCGAGCGGGAGCATTGCCGGATTCCTCGGGGAAATGCTGAGCACGGGATTCAACGTCGTCGGGTTCAACTGGATGTCGTCTCCGGCCGCCACCGAGCTCGAGAGCATCGTCATGGACTGGCTAGGGAAGATGCTCAAGCTCCCGTCGGAGTTTCTCTtctccggcggcggcggcggcgtgtTGCAGGGGACCACCTGCGAGGCCATACTCTGCACAATGGTCGCCGCTAGGGATCGAGTCCTGAAGAAGATTGGGAGGGAAAACATCAACAAATTGGTGGTTTACGGATCGGATCAGACGCATTCCGCGATCCAGAAAGCAGCTCAGATTGCCGGAATTAATCCGAGTAATTTTCGGGCCATAGCGACGTCTAAATCGAACGCATTCGGGCTCACAGCAGAGGCATTTCGGGCTCAAGTAGAATCCGACGTGGAATCGGGCCTGGTGCCTCTGTTTCTGTGTGCGACGATTGGAACGACGTCGTCTACCGCAGTAGATCCGCTCGGCCCGCTCTGCTCTGTGGCGAAGGAGTTCAACATTTGGGTGCACGTCGACGCCGCCTACGCCGGAAGCGCCTGCATCTGCCCGGAATACCGCCATTTCCTCGACGGCGTTGAAAACGCCGACTCATTCAGCTTCAACGCACACAAATGGTTCCTCACAACATTAGATTGCTGCTGTATGTGGGTGAAGGATCCAAGCGCGCTGGTAAAAGCTCTCTCTACATATCCGGAATATCTAAGAAACAAAGCTTCCGATGAGAAATCGGTGATCGATTACAAGGATTGGCAGATCACTCTGAGCCGCCGATTCAGATCTCTGAAACTCTGGCTCGTGATCCGGAGCTACGGCGTCGCCAATCTGAGGAAATTTCTGCGGAGCCACATCAAAATGGCGAAGAATTTCGAAGGATTGATCGGAATGGACAAGCGATTTGAGGTGGTGGTGCCGAGAAACTTCGCCACCGTGTGCTTCCGCATTTCGCCGATCGAGATCAGCGGAAATCACCAGATCGTTTCAAAGGAAGAGGCGGCGAACAATATAAACGCGAAATTACTGGAAACGATAAACGAATCGGGGAAGATTTACATGACGCATGCGGTGATCGGAGGAGTTTATGTGATGCGGTTTGCCGTCGGAGCTACTTTGACGGAAAACAGACACGTCATCTTGGCTTGGAAAATCGTTCAAGAACATGCAAACGCGCTCTTGAACAGTTCCTGATtttttctcatttatttttttcatttttatttttatttctaaacaATGAAATGTGCAATTCCGtcatctgttttttttttgggtgaatttcaataatatatataattaaaattatatatatatcttgTGTACATATATGTATTAATGGGTgtatatgaaattaatatttttcaacTGAAAGTTGAAAACATGAAATAGTGGTTTTCTTACGAATTAACACTTGTGACGATGTTACAGTGAGTGATAATTTACATATGATTGGAATTAATTATAGATGAAGTGTAGCATACTActgtattaattaattacactTTTAAATTTACGTGAATTAGGTGACACATTCCAACACTGCTAGGCGTCATCATGCTTAGAATTAGTCGTTACTTGTTCTCTTAAAAGGTCatgtttataattatattttataatgatGTTTAGGAGCTAAATCACTATCTGAACTATCAAATGACAGGAAATCCTTTGACTGGGTCCATCTAggataatttatatatttatttattattattggtTGGCAGAGAAGAACTGCTGTGCATGTTCTTTGTGTCAATGATGGAATGAAGTGTGAGATTTAATAAATATGGTGATGAGAAttcaacaaataaatttatgagGGTAGCTAAGTTATGAATGATTAATTCATGTATATATAATCGAGTAAAAGTTATACATACTTaattagatttaaattttaatgctTTTTTTCCAAATTCCAACCATATATAGTCGTTATTTAATCCAGGAGTAGTTGATATAGATATTATTTGAAGAACTGAACTGCACCACCAATAACACATTAATAGTTTgcaaattcttttttatttttgttgtttttggtgAATGTCGTATTGTGGGTGGCAGCTGCCTCAGATGTATGCTTCGTCATTGTCgacaaaataatactctctccgtcccaataaatatcaAATACTCCTTAGTTTCGGTaatagagagagaataaaaagtagatatgattttttttccatttgaaaacatttcatttttaatggaacaaccaaaaagaaaaacgtttcatttttaaaaggACAGAGTCATAGTCATATGCTACTCCCTCCATTGTatattaatagagtcatttttctaatttaggaagttccaagttaattgaatcatttttattttgggcAATAAGTAATTCTCCATTTTTTAATAAAGAGATATTGGTCCATAAAACCATAAATTTTGgccaaattttggtatttcccacgaactttaaaattggtctacaatatcacaaaattttcattttgtttgttatttcccatctcaattcaaataaaatatcttCACATAAAAACTAATTCTACTTGGCAACCGTGAAATATTTACGATATTTTAGACCACTTTTTAAGTTCTTGGTAGTAGGATAAAAGCCTCGTAAAAAATCACGTTGATCTAGTAGTGCCAAGTAGGATAAAAAATACACGTAAGTTAGTTGGATATAGTGATTTAACCGccatgggaaataacaaacaaaatgtaaagtttgtgatattgtagaccaattttaaaatttatagaaaatactaaaatttggtcaaagttcatgattttagggACTAATATCCctttaataaaataggagaACGTTCCTGgataatcaaattcaattaTTACATCTGATCGGATTATACTATCCAGTTCTTTACTAGTACTAATTTCTTATGAGATTTTAGTATCATTTAGAAATGATTGTGTGTTTCTGTTTCCTAACCCGCATACTATATATGGATTAAGTGTAAGAAGATGATATTATAAATTTTTCACGAAATGTATTAGTTTAGAAACTACTAATATGCGGTGGTCGAACCTACTTTCTATCTGAATTCGTTGTGTTAATCAAGTGGAGGAGTAATGTAATCGCATAAAATCGAACTCGTGAGAtcgaatataaaaaatatttataataaatataatattttaataatttcttttaaattaagGTGAAAATAACACCGTttttgttaggatcgtcgactgcaacattagtttgatattgtccgctttggatcaagcccgcacggatttgtttttgggtcactcccaaaaaggagtcaaactaattggggttggacatgaattttatacaccttccaacttccctcactcatccgatgtgggataggtatgtaacccaacaaacctcccctcaaaccgaaaccacatcgggaacgcagtcgacacaaacGTGAGTCGTTCcaaccctggcccctgggtcatcctgggcccgactctaatcggggctcatccaggcacaacccatagccacctgggctctgataccacttgttaggatcgtcgactgcaacattagtttgatattgtccgcttggG
Proteins encoded in this window:
- the LOC121811197 gene encoding tyrosine decarboxylase-like, translated to MGSLPNQKLDTGFSGVIKPLDPEEFRRQGHLVIDFLADYYKNVDKYPVRSQVEPGYLKKRLPESAPYDAEPIEKILGDVQNDIVPGITHWQSPNYFAYFPSSGSIAGFLGEMLSTGFNVVGFNWMSSPAATELESIVMDWLGKMLKLPSEFLFSGGGGGVLQGTTCEAILCTMVAARDRVLKKIGRENINKLVVYGSDQTHSAIQKAAQIAGINPSNFRAIATSKSNAFGLTAEAFRAQVESDVESGLVPLFLCATIGTTSSTAVDPLGPLCSVAKEFNIWVHVDAAYAGSACICPEYRHFLDGVENADSFSFNAHKWFLTTLDCCCMWVKDPSALVKALSTYPEYLRNKASDEKSVIDYKDWQITLSRRFRSLKLWLVIRSYGVANLRKFLRSHIKMAKNFEGLIGMDKRFEVVVPRNFATVCFRISPIEISGNHQIVSKEEAANNINAKLLETINESGKIYMTHAVIGGVYVMRFAVGATLTENRHVILAWKIVQEHANALLNSS